From the genome of Phytohabitans rumicis, one region includes:
- a CDS encoding phosphotransferase family protein gives MEAEFVSRAMAAATALAGELYLRVDDAVVIHNSNKLALRLFPCDVFARVALTGQEVAALEVELARRLAAVASPVAALEPRVEPRVYERDGFAVTLWTYYEVVAADLDLPGAYADVLHRLHTGMRGVEIATPHFLDRVAEAERLVTQRDETPALADADRHLLLSTLQSARERIHSRGAAEQLLHGEPHPGNLLNTCDGLLFIDFETCCRGPIEFDVAHVPEEVSARYPDVDQVLLAECRRLVLAMVAAWRWDILDEFPDGHQHGRNILTLLRQGPPWPTLGTLAAE, from the coding sequence GTGGAGGCGGAGTTCGTTTCGCGTGCGATGGCCGCGGCGACAGCACTGGCCGGAGAGCTGTATCTGCGGGTCGACGACGCAGTCGTGATTCATAATTCGAACAAGCTCGCTCTACGTCTGTTTCCGTGTGACGTCTTCGCGCGAGTAGCACTGACAGGGCAAGAGGTAGCCGCGCTTGAGGTCGAGCTCGCTCGGCGACTGGCAGCAGTCGCGAGCCCTGTCGCAGCGCTGGAGCCCCGGGTTGAACCGCGGGTCTACGAACGCGACGGCTTCGCCGTGACCTTATGGACCTACTACGAGGTCGTGGCGGCCGACCTGGACTTGCCAGGCGCATACGCCGACGTGCTGCATCGCCTGCACACCGGCATGCGAGGCGTCGAGATCGCGACTCCGCACTTCCTGGACCGGGTCGCGGAGGCTGAGCGGCTGGTCACGCAGCGAGACGAAACCCCCGCGCTCGCGGATGCCGACCGGCATCTCTTGCTCAGCACGCTGCAGAGCGCTCGTGAACGGATCCACAGCCGCGGCGCCGCCGAGCAGCTGCTGCACGGTGAACCGCATCCCGGCAACCTCCTCAACACCTGTGACGGCCTGCTGTTCATCGACTTCGAGACGTGCTGCCGCGGACCCATCGAATTTGATGTTGCCCACGTGCCAGAGGAGGTCAGCGCGCGCTATCCGGACGTCGATCAAGTTCTGCTCGCGGAATGTCGACGGCTCGTGCTTGCGATGGTCGCGGCCTGGCGCTGGGACATCCTCGATGAATTCCCGGATGGGCACCAGCACGGCCGAAACATCCTTACCTTGCTCCGCCAGGGTCCGCCGTGGCCCACACTTGGTACTCTCGCCGCCGAGTAG
- a CDS encoding fatty acid desaturase: MIVFGTFVAVVTVTHDVVHRTFGLTETATDRWLFALGLVLLESGHAYRITHRQHHRLFPSIDDPEGYPANLSFVGAVCYGPVFLVRLWTWAFARARPRDRAWLLLEAFLPVAAVTGGIMLWPLTPGVLVYVVMAIVGSWVYPLLTVYLPHHDYGDEPLRQTRTLRGRIIPVIFLELTYHLEHHLYPRVPSHHLPELARRLDPYLAQAGVRPVAVP, from the coding sequence GTGATCGTCTTCGGCACCTTCGTCGCCGTGGTCACCGTTACCCACGACGTGGTTCACCGCACGTTCGGACTCACCGAGACCGCGACTGACCGGTGGCTGTTCGCCCTCGGACTGGTTCTGCTCGAAAGCGGCCACGCCTACCGGATCACGCACCGCCAGCACCATCGCCTCTTCCCGAGCATCGACGACCCCGAGGGATATCCGGCGAACCTGTCCTTCGTCGGCGCCGTCTGCTACGGCCCGGTCTTCCTCGTACGCCTCTGGACCTGGGCGTTCGCCCGTGCTCGCCCGCGCGATCGCGCGTGGCTGCTTCTGGAGGCCTTCCTCCCGGTCGCCGCGGTCACCGGCGGCATCATGCTCTGGCCACTGACCCCGGGCGTCCTGGTCTACGTGGTGATGGCGATCGTCGGCAGCTGGGTCTACCCGCTTCTCACCGTCTACCTGCCACACCACGACTACGGCGACGAACCGTTGCGCCAGACCCGGACCCTGCGCGGCCGCATCATCCCGGTGATCTTCCTGGAGTTGACCTACCATCTCGAGCACCACCTCTACCCGCGGGTCCCCAGCCACCACCTGCCCGAGCTCGCTCGCCGCCTCGACCCTTACCTCGCCCAGGCCGGTGTCCGACCGGTCGCGGTGCCATGA
- a CDS encoding phytoene desaturase family protein, which produces MFRTNVQNTSLRGRVAVPARADVAVVGGGLAGMATALRLQAAGLSTVVIEAHGHAGGCAGYWRHKGFSFDVGATTLVDFAPGGVGAEFLDSVGAPPPEGEHLPGYVAWLPDRAVTLHRDPTRWQAERLAAFGETPGHRAFWRELDTLADVFWRASRAGIRMPLRRPSDVVHNLRAVGLRHAPLARHLTGTLGGALHRHGLGRDTALRAVLGMLIEDTVHSSVQRAPLINAALGITIRGAGLTRHEGGMHGFWRTVVGHYRALGGQLRTGTIARTVTGRPGAYTVMTNRGVTTAAQVVLAVPAQVTATVCGGLPVARRLVSYLDRDRDGLGGAIVVFLGVPDEEVACHAFTHHQLLQDYAQPFGDGNNMFVSVSAAGDTLSAPPGHRAVMISTHTSLSAWSAHDSNRYAQRKKEIGEHLVALARRVYPRLGERAAVFDVGTPQAYERFAFRPGGAVGGPRQTLRNSNQFAVPHDLGGPGLWLVGDSTWPGLGTVACVLGSRIVADGILRERRRTRPEGAPR; this is translated from the coding sequence ATGTTCAGAACGAACGTTCAGAACACCTCGCTCCGGGGGAGGGTCGCCGTCCCGGCCCGGGCCGACGTCGCAGTCGTCGGCGGCGGCCTAGCCGGGATGGCGACGGCGTTGCGGCTGCAGGCCGCTGGCCTGTCCACGGTGGTCATCGAGGCTCACGGACACGCCGGAGGATGCGCCGGCTATTGGCGGCACAAGGGGTTCTCGTTTGATGTCGGCGCGACGACGCTGGTCGACTTCGCTCCGGGTGGCGTTGGCGCGGAATTCCTCGACTCCGTGGGCGCGCCGCCGCCGGAGGGTGAACACCTGCCCGGTTACGTCGCTTGGCTTCCGGACCGGGCCGTCACGTTGCACCGCGACCCAACCCGGTGGCAAGCAGAAAGGCTCGCCGCCTTCGGTGAAACGCCGGGCCATCGCGCGTTCTGGCGCGAGCTCGACACCCTCGCTGACGTCTTCTGGCGGGCCAGCCGCGCCGGGATCCGCATGCCGCTGCGCCGCCCGTCCGACGTCGTGCACAATCTGCGCGCGGTCGGGCTGCGCCACGCGCCGCTGGCCCGGCATCTGACCGGCACGCTCGGCGGCGCGCTGCACCGGCACGGCCTTGGCCGGGACACGGCGCTGCGCGCGGTCCTCGGGATGCTCATCGAGGACACGGTTCACAGCAGCGTCCAGCGCGCCCCGCTGATCAACGCCGCGCTCGGCATCACCATCCGCGGGGCCGGCTTGACCCGCCACGAGGGCGGCATGCACGGCTTCTGGCGTACCGTCGTGGGTCATTATCGGGCGCTGGGCGGGCAACTACGGACCGGAACGATCGCACGGACGGTGACCGGGCGGCCCGGCGCGTACACGGTGATGACGAACCGGGGAGTGACCACGGCGGCGCAGGTCGTCCTCGCGGTCCCGGCCCAGGTCACCGCAACTGTCTGCGGTGGGCTGCCGGTGGCGCGGCGGCTCGTCAGCTACCTCGATCGAGACCGCGACGGGCTCGGTGGTGCGATCGTGGTCTTCCTCGGCGTGCCCGACGAGGAGGTCGCCTGTCATGCCTTCACGCACCACCAGCTGCTCCAGGACTACGCGCAGCCGTTCGGTGACGGCAACAACATGTTCGTCTCCGTCTCGGCCGCGGGAGACACCCTCAGCGCCCCACCCGGTCACCGTGCTGTCATGATCTCCACCCACACCTCGCTGTCCGCCTGGTCCGCGCACGACAGCAACCGGTACGCCCAGCGCAAAAAGGAGATCGGCGAGCACCTCGTCGCGCTCGCCCGCAGGGTCTATCCGCGGCTCGGGGAGCGTGCCGCGGTCTTCGACGTCGGCACGCCGCAGGCCTACGAACGGTTCGCATTCCGCCCAGGCGGCGCCGTCGGCGGACCCCGCCAGACCTTGCGCAACAGCAACCAGTTCGCCGTCCCGCACGACCTCGGCGGGCCGGGTCTCTGGCTCGTCGGCGACTCCACGTGGCCGGGCCTGGGAACCGTCGCATGCGTTTTGGGGAGCCGCATCGTCGCCGACGGGATTCTGCGCGAACGCCGCCGGACACGCCCGGAAGGAGCGCCCCGATGA
- a CDS encoding toll/interleukin-1 receptor domain-containing protein: MRQALRWVLAVMIGGSGLAVAWWLGEAVFRLDRGTAVTIAAVVGPMVGTPFAWWASRDIVPVSDVAAPVTTSGGGHVFLCYSHRRDQAYAQRLASFLTRAGVPVWLDQEIITGHRWDQVIREKIDTCAAVVVVMTPAAEESRWVMREITYAEKADRPILPLLLSGREFFGLSDLQYEDVTGGRMPGPTFMARLPNMVTSGAPKPTPADDQKSVPSPSQPVAADAVPGTAPAASAARLGVNSPIQLRSTAVPPVEQIGPDTERSRRWSRRTITGVVVAVTMVSGGLTALASDVPTHGRNGATSPAGQGSGTPAPSASQVSVSASAATPSLTPVLASVDRFQPTRAARVATLINFDYGVAFSSRAQILASAAYGSTEVKLWDVSNPATPTPRATLSDSGGRVVFSPDGRVLATTTGDQKRVKLWNVSEPAHAAVAATLTGYTGRIGEMAFSPDGHTLAAAGAAKTVKLWNISDPTHAAVVATLTGHTDSVEGVAFSPNRSMLATTGSDRTIKLWNIGDPARPALLATLAARNVPGRQGFTQAVAFGTDGRLLATTGYKVTTLWNVSDPTRATVVATLKGHIHSVDGVAFSPNGRTVATASYDRTVRLWNVSVPTRPTMVATLTGHSDYVDKVAFSPSGRLVAAAAGDGTIIVWRLS, translated from the coding sequence GTGAGACAGGCGCTGCGGTGGGTCCTCGCCGTGATGATCGGGGGATCTGGGCTCGCGGTGGCGTGGTGGTTAGGTGAAGCCGTGTTCCGGCTGGACCGGGGCACGGCGGTCACCATCGCTGCGGTGGTTGGGCCGATGGTGGGGACTCCGTTCGCGTGGTGGGCCAGCCGGGACATCGTCCCCGTGTCGGACGTCGCGGCCCCGGTGACGACCTCGGGCGGCGGTCACGTCTTTCTCTGCTACAGCCATCGCAGGGATCAGGCGTATGCGCAGCGGTTGGCGTCGTTCCTGACGCGGGCCGGCGTGCCCGTCTGGCTCGACCAGGAAATCATCACCGGGCACCGGTGGGACCAAGTGATACGGGAGAAGATCGATACCTGCGCGGCGGTCGTCGTCGTGATGACTCCCGCGGCCGAGGAGTCGCGGTGGGTGATGCGGGAGATCACCTACGCCGAAAAGGCGGATAGGCCCATTCTGCCGCTCTTGCTGTCGGGTCGGGAGTTCTTCGGACTCAGCGACCTTCAGTACGAGGACGTGACCGGTGGCAGAATGCCCGGCCCTACATTCATGGCCCGCCTGCCCAACATGGTCACCTCCGGTGCGCCGAAGCCCACTCCAGCCGACGACCAGAAGTCTGTACCGTCACCATCGCAGCCGGTGGCAGCAGATGCGGTGCCCGGTACGGCACCAGCCGCCAGCGCCGCCAGACTCGGCGTCAACAGCCCGATCCAACTCCGGTCGACCGCGGTCCCGCCGGTCGAGCAGATCGGACCCGACACGGAGCGGTCACGGCGCTGGTCGCGACGCACGATCACGGGCGTCGTCGTTGCCGTGACCATGGTGAGCGGCGGTCTAACCGCGTTGGCCAGCGACGTGCCCACCCATGGTCGTAACGGTGCCACATCGCCGGCCGGTCAGGGGTCTGGTACCCCCGCGCCGTCTGCGAGTCAGGTCTCCGTTTCTGCGTCGGCCGCTACGCCATCGCTCACGCCCGTCCTTGCCAGCGTGGACCGCTTCCAACCCACCCGAGCGGCGCGCGTCGCCACCCTGATCAACTTCGATTACGGGGTGGCGTTCAGCTCTCGCGCGCAGATCCTGGCCAGCGCCGCCTACGGGTCCACCGAGGTCAAGCTATGGGACGTCAGCAACCCCGCCACCCCCACGCCGAGGGCCACTCTTTCCGATTCCGGCGGTCGGGTGGTGTTCAGTCCCGATGGTCGGGTCCTGGCGACCACGACCGGAGACCAAAAGAGGGTAAAGCTGTGGAATGTCAGCGAACCCGCCCACGCCGCCGTGGCCGCGACCCTGACCGGCTATACCGGCCGTATCGGCGAGATGGCGTTCAGCCCCGACGGGCACACCCTGGCTGCCGCTGGCGCCGCCAAGACGGTGAAGCTGTGGAACATTAGCGATCCCACTCACGCTGCCGTGGTCGCCACGCTCACCGGGCACACCGACTCCGTCGAAGGGGTGGCTTTCAGCCCCAACCGCAGCATGTTGGCAACGACAGGCAGCGACAGAACGATCAAGCTGTGGAATATCGGCGACCCAGCCCGCCCTGCCTTGCTCGCCACCCTGGCCGCCCGCAACGTGCCCGGCCGCCAAGGTTTCACCCAGGCGGTGGCCTTCGGTACCGACGGGCGGCTCCTGGCCACAACCGGCTACAAGGTCACAACACTGTGGAACGTCAGCGATCCCACTCGCGCCACCGTGGTCGCCACCCTAAAGGGCCACATCCATTCCGTCGATGGGGTGGCGTTCAGCCCCAACGGACGCACGGTGGCCACGGCCAGCTACGACAGGACCGTGAGGCTGTGGAACGTGAGCGTCCCAACCCGCCCAACGATGGTCGCCACCCTCACCGGGCACAGTGACTACGTCGACAAGGTGGCATTCAGCCCAAGTGGGCGTCTGGTCGCCGCCGCCGCTGGCGACGGCACCATTATCGTGTGGAGGCTGTCATAG
- a CDS encoding MFS transporter, with amino-acid sequence MTAIAGKLAFYRPFVPLFGTIFLCLLGVGAALATLPFYVLDELDGNRVDVGVVIAAIAVSAVIARPIAGRFGDRHGYKTVMLAGAAICAIASAAYLIAGNVPVLVAVRVLHGIGEGAVYTAGAAWLVALCPPERRGRVVGLYGIHMWLGITLGALLGTVAQRTGGYPTVWLSSVLLALVGAGLVASRQRPEQPASKGRAGFIPGSAVLPGIALSTAALGYAVLAAFVALHLTDRGITNGIAAFNAFGVTYVGVRLFVGGLPDKLGPGRVAIWSALVEAVGLLLVAVAPNLIVAVAGGLVIGAGLSLLFPALALLVINRTDAAHQGAALGAFTSFWDIGLAAGGPLAGIVASVAGYPAAFYTMLGAALVSAGISAINSLPRRRLVDQGVPG; translated from the coding sequence ATGACCGCGATCGCCGGCAAATTGGCGTTCTACCGGCCGTTCGTGCCACTGTTCGGCACCATCTTCCTGTGCCTGCTCGGCGTGGGCGCGGCACTGGCAACGCTGCCCTTCTACGTCCTCGACGAACTGGACGGAAACCGGGTCGACGTCGGGGTGGTCATCGCCGCCATCGCGGTGTCCGCCGTGATCGCCCGACCGATCGCCGGCCGCTTCGGGGACCGGCACGGCTACAAGACCGTGATGCTCGCCGGAGCCGCAATCTGCGCCATCGCCAGCGCTGCGTACCTGATCGCCGGGAACGTGCCTGTGCTGGTGGCGGTGCGGGTACTGCACGGCATCGGCGAGGGGGCGGTCTACACCGCCGGGGCGGCGTGGCTCGTGGCGCTGTGCCCACCGGAGCGGCGCGGCCGAGTGGTCGGCCTGTACGGCATTCACATGTGGCTGGGCATCACACTCGGCGCGCTGCTCGGAACGGTCGCGCAGCGCACCGGCGGGTACCCGACGGTCTGGCTCTCCTCCGTCCTTCTCGCGCTGGTCGGGGCGGGGCTGGTGGCCTCCCGGCAGCGGCCGGAGCAGCCCGCGTCGAAGGGCCGGGCAGGCTTCATACCCGGCAGTGCCGTGCTACCCGGGATCGCGCTCTCCACGGCCGCGCTCGGCTACGCCGTGCTGGCCGCGTTCGTAGCGCTGCACCTAACTGACCGGGGGATCACCAATGGGATCGCGGCGTTCAACGCGTTCGGCGTCACCTACGTCGGCGTCCGGCTCTTCGTCGGCGGTCTGCCAGACAAGCTCGGCCCCGGCCGGGTGGCGATCTGGTCGGCCCTGGTGGAGGCGGTCGGATTGCTCCTAGTCGCGGTCGCGCCCAACCTGATCGTCGCAGTCGCCGGTGGCCTGGTGATCGGTGCGGGGCTCTCGCTGCTCTTTCCCGCCCTGGCGCTGCTGGTCATCAACCGGACCGATGCAGCCCATCAGGGGGCCGCGCTGGGGGCGTTCACCTCGTTCTGGGACATCGGCCTGGCCGCCGGTGGCCCACTGGCCGGGATCGTGGCGAGTGTAGCCGGGTATCCGGCCGCCTTCTACACGATGCTCGGTGCCGCCCTAGTCTCCGCAGGCATCTCTGCGATCAACTCACTCCCCCGGCGTCGACTGGTCGACCAGGGAGTGCCCGGCTGA
- a CDS encoding recombinase family protein: MIQAAGLRFAFYGRVSTHDHQDPVSSRRWQFDFAAELVAGHGQIVAHYFDIGHSREIAWTDRPEAARLLAAITDPDRGFDAIVVGEYARAFYGSQAIHLAPLLREYGVQLWLPEVDGPVDLDNPTHQALLLMLGAQAKQEVQRAPVPHHRRHAGTSPRARPPHRRPRPHTLDERTPLPPPRNQTVSQSGT; encoded by the coding sequence ATGATTCAGGCGGCGGGGCTGCGGTTCGCGTTCTACGGTCGTGTGTCCACGCACGACCACCAGGACCCGGTATCGTCGCGGCGGTGGCAGTTCGACTTCGCCGCCGAACTCGTGGCCGGACACGGCCAGATCGTGGCCCACTACTTCGACATCGGCCACTCCCGCGAGATCGCCTGGACCGACCGTCCGGAAGCAGCCCGGCTGCTGGCCGCGATCACCGACCCGGACCGCGGCTTCGACGCGATCGTGGTCGGCGAGTACGCGCGGGCGTTCTACGGCAGCCAAGCGATCCACCTCGCTCCCCTGCTGCGCGAATACGGCGTGCAACTGTGGCTGCCCGAGGTCGATGGGCCAGTCGACCTGGACAACCCGACACACCAAGCACTACTGCTCATGCTCGGTGCGCAAGCCAAACAGGAGGTGCAGCGCGCCCCGGTTCCGCACCACCGCCGCCATGCAGGCACAAGCCCGCGAGCAAGGCCGCCACATCGGCGGCCCAGACCCCATACCCTGGACGAACGCACACCGTTGCCACCACCTCGGAACCAGACCGTCAGCCAGTCCGGAACCTAG
- a CDS encoding helix-turn-helix transcriptional regulator — MLLLDAGLRVLGQTPQTLEYLARLLPPNSDTAPVPAVAYNVAAQLVAVEEGVDRRPPLARMHLADARWLTLRAARLGPDVGPDAQIAVTVEDSSLADRTAIFARACGLAARETELLHQLTTGADTRTIATRMFLSDNTVQDHLKSIFDKTGTRSRRALLSRAAGTA, encoded by the coding sequence ATGTTGCTGCTCGACGCCGGTCTGCGTGTGCTCGGCCAAACCCCGCAGACGCTCGAGTATCTGGCACGGCTGCTGCCGCCGAACTCGGACACAGCTCCCGTGCCGGCCGTCGCTTACAACGTTGCCGCCCAGCTGGTCGCGGTCGAAGAAGGCGTTGACAGGCGGCCGCCGCTGGCGCGCATGCACCTGGCCGACGCGCGGTGGCTCACGCTGCGCGCGGCGCGTCTGGGTCCGGACGTCGGCCCGGACGCGCAGATCGCTGTCACCGTCGAGGACAGCTCGCTTGCGGACCGTACCGCCATCTTCGCCCGCGCCTGCGGGCTTGCCGCGCGTGAGACCGAGCTCCTACACCAGCTGACCACCGGCGCGGACACCCGCACCATCGCCACCCGGATGTTCTTGAGCGACAACACGGTCCAGGACCACCTGAAATCAATCTTCGACAAGACCGGCACCCGCAGCCGCCGAGCTCTGCTCTCCCGCGCCGCCGGTACCGCCTGA
- a CDS encoding RICIN domain-containing protein, which produces MIPVRVHRLLALVLIAVTASTLLNAAPAGAAIAYFQLAAFNGMIGGVDKCASVGGASLANGAPLVSWSCVGGAHQTWRWTGNDEIINSNSGKCLAIGSASKDAGARAIQWTCNGGREQKWVKTSAGAGEGWILRNLNSGYVLSVSGDSDANGTWIVQWGYSGSDGQKWEERHI; this is translated from the coding sequence ATGATCCCAGTCCGCGTCCATCGTCTCCTCGCCCTCGTCCTCATCGCCGTCACGGCGTCGACTCTGCTGAACGCGGCACCCGCCGGAGCCGCGATCGCATACTTCCAGCTGGCCGCCTTCAACGGCATGATAGGAGGCGTTGACAAGTGTGCGTCCGTCGGTGGCGCGAGCCTCGCGAATGGTGCTCCCCTGGTCAGCTGGTCCTGTGTCGGCGGCGCCCATCAGACCTGGCGCTGGACCGGCAATGACGAAATCATCAACTCCAACAGTGGCAAGTGCCTCGCGATCGGTAGCGCCAGCAAGGACGCCGGAGCGCGTGCTATCCAGTGGACCTGCAACGGCGGTCGCGAACAGAAATGGGTCAAGACATCCGCGGGAGCCGGCGAGGGCTGGATCCTGAGAAACCTGAACAGCGGCTATGTCCTCTCCGTCTCCGGGGATTCCGATGCCAACGGCACCTGGATCGTCCAGTGGGGATACAGCGGCTCGGACGGTCAGAAGTGGGAAGAGCGCCACATCTGA
- a CDS encoding NAD(P)/FAD-dependent oxidoreductase: MEIDFLVIGGGISGASAGFHLAAHGRVLLLEMEEALGYHATGRSAAFFSEYYGGPAVRALTRWSRDVLSTPPPGFTEYPLLTPRGVLTLCPAGAEQRFEAALRDGAEASRPAREIVIHDIPVYCPIVRLEWCRRAMVKPAAQDIDVNALHQAYLRGIRAAGGQVLRSARVVALARRGGVWHASTGLGEFRAPVVVNAAGAWADELAGLAGLRPVGLTPLRRTAFLVDVPDGLDATRWPMVADVTETFYFKPESGQLLVSPVDATPMPAGDVRPDDLDVASAAVRLEEATTLTVRRIRRAWAGLRTAAPDDVPVVGVAPDAPGFLWLAGLSGYGVQVAPAVGALIASLAVGATPADIGLDPTPLAPDRFTDRQASPERLP, from the coding sequence GTGGAGATCGACTTTCTCGTCATCGGTGGCGGTATCAGTGGTGCCAGCGCCGGGTTTCACCTCGCTGCCCACGGGCGTGTGCTGCTGTTGGAGATGGAGGAGGCGCTGGGCTACCACGCCACCGGCCGCTCTGCCGCGTTCTTCTCTGAGTACTACGGCGGTCCGGCGGTACGCGCGCTGACTCGCTGGAGCCGTGATGTCCTCAGCACGCCCCCGCCCGGGTTCACCGAGTACCCGTTGCTCACCCCGAGAGGCGTGCTTACGCTCTGTCCAGCCGGTGCTGAGCAGCGTTTCGAAGCCGCCCTCCGCGACGGCGCGGAGGCCTCCAGGCCGGCGCGGGAAATCGTTATCCACGACATCCCTGTCTACTGCCCGATTGTGCGGCTCGAGTGGTGCCGTCGCGCGATGGTGAAGCCGGCCGCGCAGGACATCGACGTGAATGCGTTGCACCAGGCGTACCTGCGGGGGATCCGCGCCGCCGGTGGACAGGTGCTGCGTTCAGCCCGGGTGGTCGCCCTGGCCCGCCGGGGCGGGGTGTGGCACGCCTCGACCGGTTTGGGCGAGTTCAGGGCTCCGGTGGTGGTCAACGCTGCCGGTGCCTGGGCGGACGAGTTGGCCGGCCTGGCCGGGTTGCGTCCAGTGGGTTTGACCCCGTTGCGGCGCACCGCATTCCTGGTGGACGTGCCCGACGGCCTCGATGCCACCCGCTGGCCGATGGTCGCCGACGTCACCGAGACGTTTTACTTCAAGCCGGAGTCGGGCCAGCTGCTGGTCTCGCCTGTGGACGCCACGCCGATGCCCGCGGGCGACGTGCGCCCCGACGACCTCGACGTCGCCAGCGCTGCCGTACGCCTCGAGGAGGCCACCACCCTGACCGTCCGCCGGATCCGGCGGGCCTGGGCCGGGCTGCGCACGGCGGCGCCGGACGATGTTCCGGTGGTCGGTGTGGCGCCGGATGCGCCCGGTTTCCTGTGGCTGGCAGGGCTCAGCGGCTACGGCGTCCAGGTGGCCCCGGCGGTGGGTGCGTTGATCGCGTCGCTGGCCGTCGGTGCCACCCCCGCCGATATCGGGCTCGATCCCACACCCCTGGCCCCGGATCGGTTCACCGACCGGCAAGCCAGCCCGGAACGACTGCCGTGA
- a CDS encoding TetR/AcrR family transcriptional regulator, with protein sequence MTGSPRAAARERILRAAVLALATHGYAGSTARSIAALGGFAPGVIYYHFTDLDDLFLATAAHTSEQREARYRAGVAGVTSAVQLVDRLCTLYAEDADSGHIEAIQELMAAARPRSPLAAAVAQETRRWEVLAEEVLRTLLRGKPLARLVNVPTAARAAVAYYLGMQTLTHIDGDSTRPQAAFAQAARLAAAFDKLPRLRRTRATRAS encoded by the coding sequence ATGACCGGATCGCCGCGCGCCGCGGCCCGCGAGCGCATCCTGCGGGCCGCGGTCCTCGCCCTCGCCACCCACGGGTACGCCGGAAGCACCGCCCGGTCGATCGCAGCCCTTGGCGGCTTCGCGCCCGGTGTCATCTACTACCACTTCACCGATCTCGACGACCTGTTCCTTGCCACCGCCGCCCACACCAGCGAGCAGCGCGAAGCCCGCTATCGAGCCGGGGTCGCCGGAGTGACCAGTGCGGTACAGCTTGTCGACCGGCTGTGCACGCTGTACGCCGAGGACGCGGACTCCGGTCACATCGAGGCCATCCAGGAGCTGATGGCCGCCGCCCGTCCGAGGTCGCCGCTGGCCGCTGCCGTGGCGCAAGAGACCCGCCGCTGGGAGGTCCTCGCCGAAGAAGTGTTGCGCACGTTGCTCCGCGGCAAACCGCTGGCCCGCCTCGTGAACGTGCCGACCGCCGCGCGCGCCGCTGTGGCGTACTACCTCGGCATGCAGACGCTGACGCACATCGACGGCGACAGCACCCGGCCGCAGGCCGCCTTCGCGCAGGCAGCCCGGCTGGCGGCGGCCTTCGACAAGCTGCCGCGCCTGCGGCGAACCCGGGCAACGCGGGCCAGCTAG
- a CDS encoding family 3 encapsulin nanocompartment shell protein has protein sequence MPSPRETTHDHCRHPDPPRLDRRVPRPVVRPGVRRRPHERRRALRLHHHRRLPADEGTPRVTVRNLFRKRPVDMDPVRFWCETRPDADEAETVHESDLRREAAFRFGMAEAQVHPIRAWVQVPEELTRDLDALAVFVDYRLLVRLATAENQALTLGEHGLLRHPEIARLPYDGDYLTGLLDACNEIEQTGATPHAMIVNPRDYYTHLLGHGSLLTDFERNGMQISRTRMVAPGTAVVGDFAMAARLLDAGQSAIRVTEPPAGIFATDGLAVCAEIHEGLAVHLPTHIHHVVPAQGGPA, from the coding sequence ATGCCATCGCCCCGGGAGACAACACATGACCACTGCCGCCATCCCGACCCCCCGCGTCTCGACCGACGTGTCCCCCGGCCAGTTGTTCGCCCAGGCGTTCGCCGCCGACCCCACGAGCGCCGACGTGCGCTTCGACTACACCATCACCGACGCCTTCCGGCCGACGAAGGAACGCCCCGGGTGACCGTACGGAACCTGTTCCGCAAGCGGCCGGTCGACATGGACCCCGTCCGCTTCTGGTGCGAGACCCGGCCGGACGCGGACGAGGCGGAGACGGTGCACGAATCGGACCTGCGGCGGGAGGCGGCCTTCCGGTTCGGCATGGCCGAGGCGCAGGTGCACCCGATCCGGGCCTGGGTGCAGGTACCCGAGGAGTTGACCCGGGACCTCGATGCCCTGGCGGTCTTCGTCGACTACCGGCTCCTGGTCCGGCTTGCCACCGCGGAGAACCAGGCCCTGACCCTTGGCGAGCACGGTCTGCTCCGTCACCCCGAGATCGCCCGGCTGCCGTACGACGGCGACTACCTGACCGGGCTCCTCGACGCCTGCAACGAGATCGAGCAGACCGGGGCCACCCCGCACGCCATGATTGTCAACCCGCGTGACTACTACACCCACCTGCTCGGGCACGGCTCGCTCCTGACCGACTTCGAGCGCAACGGCATGCAGATCAGCCGTACTCGCATGGTGGCGCCGGGCACGGCAGTCGTCGGGGACTTCGCCATGGCCGCGCGCCTGCTCGACGCCGGCCAGTCAGCGATCCGGGTCACGGAGCCGCCCGCGGGCATCTTCGCCACCGACGGCCTGGCGGTGTGCGCGGAGATCCATGAAGGACTGGCCGTCCACCTACCGACGCACATCCACCACGTCGTTCCGGCCCAGGGAGGTCCAGCATGA